A region from the Hydrogenimonas sp. genome encodes:
- a CDS encoding methionyl-tRNA synthetase has product MSEEKCKRVYITTPIYYVNDVPHIGHAYTTIIADTLARYSRLAGMDVFFLTGTDEHGQKIEQAAKARGKTPKEYADEISGRFKKLWDEFDISYDKFIRTTDEQHVKGVQRAFEVMYNNGDIYKDVYRGHYCVSCETFFTAQQLVDEEFCPECGRSTSIVEEESYFFRLSRYQERLLEWYESRPDRILPKSKKNEVVNFVKNGLDDLSITRTSFDWGIKLPASINDPKHVMYVWLDALMNYVTALGYGTDEKLMHYWPAKVHLIGKDILRFHAIYWPAFLMSLGLELPRHVAAHGWWTRNGEKMSKSKGNVVDPKEIADAYGLENFRYFMLREVPFGQDGDFSQRALIDRINSDLGNDLGNLLNRIIGMSGKYFDFRIESGGVAAYHKDELNEAEKIFTTVEPYLYEIQTNRYLEDLWKTLRIANKAIDTAMPWAKMKEGREDEAMATIALVANILAKVSVLLHPFMPKTTQTIAKALDFEIDNGSYVKLIKESELLDEFRIEKIPPLFPRIEEPLVETPSEKAEAKKREEKAKEQKRSEGGKKEESGANTITIDRFFEVSLKVGTVVEAEEVPKSKKLLRLQVDLGEEKPRQIVAGIKEWYSPADLLNTQVCVVANLKPAKLMGMISEGMILAAKDENGLCLIRPEKPKKAGTPIG; this is encoded by the coding sequence GCACGGCCAGAAGATAGAGCAGGCGGCAAAGGCGCGCGGGAAAACGCCCAAAGAGTATGCAGACGAGATCTCGGGACGTTTCAAGAAGCTGTGGGATGAGTTCGATATAAGTTACGACAAATTCATACGTACGACGGACGAGCAGCATGTCAAAGGGGTACAGAGAGCCTTCGAGGTGATGTACAACAACGGCGACATATACAAAGATGTCTACCGCGGCCACTACTGCGTCAGCTGTGAAACCTTTTTCACGGCGCAGCAGCTCGTCGATGAAGAGTTCTGCCCCGAATGCGGACGCTCCACCTCGATAGTGGAGGAGGAGAGCTACTTTTTCAGACTCTCAAGGTACCAGGAGAGGCTTCTGGAGTGGTATGAGAGCCGCCCCGACAGGATTCTGCCCAAATCAAAAAAGAACGAAGTCGTAAACTTCGTCAAAAACGGCCTAGACGACCTCTCTATTACCCGTACAAGCTTCGACTGGGGCATCAAACTGCCTGCATCGATCAACGACCCCAAACACGTAATGTATGTCTGGCTCGACGCTCTTATGAACTACGTTACCGCACTCGGCTACGGAACGGACGAGAAACTTATGCACTACTGGCCCGCAAAAGTGCACCTGATAGGCAAAGATATTCTCCGTTTCCACGCCATCTACTGGCCCGCCTTCCTGATGAGCCTCGGCCTGGAGCTCCCCCGCCACGTAGCGGCACACGGATGGTGGACACGAAACGGCGAAAAGATGAGCAAATCGAAAGGCAATGTGGTCGACCCGAAAGAGATAGCCGACGCATACGGCCTGGAGAACTTCCGCTACTTCATGCTTCGCGAGGTTCCGTTCGGGCAGGACGGTGATTTCAGCCAGCGCGCACTGATAGACAGAATAAACTCCGATCTCGGAAACGATCTGGGCAACCTGCTCAACCGCATCATAGGAATGAGCGGAAAATATTTCGATTTCCGCATCGAAAGCGGCGGAGTGGCTGCATACCACAAAGATGAGCTGAACGAAGCGGAAAAGATATTCACGACCGTAGAGCCCTACCTCTACGAGATACAGACCAACCGCTACCTCGAAGATCTCTGGAAAACGCTGCGCATAGCCAACAAGGCTATCGACACCGCAATGCCGTGGGCCAAAATGAAAGAGGGCAGAGAGGATGAGGCTATGGCGACGATAGCCCTGGTTGCGAATATCCTTGCCAAGGTTTCTGTTCTTCTGCATCCGTTCATGCCCAAAACCACACAGACCATCGCCAAAGCCCTGGACTTCGAGATAGATAACGGAAGCTACGTGAAACTGATAAAAGAGTCCGAACTTCTGGATGAGTTCAGAATAGAGAAGATTCCGCCTCTCTTCCCGCGCATAGAGGAGCCGCTGGTTGAGACTCCATCCGAAAAAGCAGAGGCGAAAAAGAGAGAAGAGAAGGCGAAAGAGCAGAAGCGTTCCGAAGGTGGGAAAAAGGAGGAGTCGGGAGCGAACACCATAACGATAGACCGCTTCTTCGAGGTATCTTTGAAGGTAGGTACCGTCGTAGAAGCTGAAGAGGTCCCAAAAAGCAAGAAGCTCCTCAGGCTCCAGGTCGATCTGGGCGAGGAGAAGCCCCGCCAGATCGTAGCGGGAATTAAAGAGTGGTACTCGCCGGCAGATCTGCTCAATACCCAGGTATGCGTAGTTGCCAACCTCAAGCCGGCCAAACTTATGGGTATGATCTCGGAGGGGATGATACTGGCGGCAAAAGATGAAAACGGCCTCTGCCTCATTCGGCCGGAAAAACCAAAAAAAGCCGGTACCCCCATCGGCTGA
- a CDS encoding calcium/proton antiporter, whose translation MSTSSEPSSDLQDFIGNYWDIFAGAFFSLLALLFHLNGFTYLAVLSAGLGIASLSFTVSEIAEILAERLQEPYSSFVLTFSAVAVEILLLFMIMLESSHGEHALETVKSGIISAVIVDMNVLLGIAVFVGGLRFKEQEHNEDTSSTYTTILLVASVALLVPSVLAYSPGGSENLLVASYIIALLLGLYYMSIFIFQTKTHIHFFKATARSRIFRLRRKRGGSSEEDEEDDNYIFDRLSIKANLIVIFLLIFIIGIIAEIFASDGMQIAKEYDISAALAGLVIAIISVSPELFTAIKAAKSDQIQRVVNIAMGASTVSILLTVPILMLLSPFADIQLTLDFNSLQIGALILTVILAWKTTDNGETNYVEGISHLMFFFAFAVIAAFYH comes from the coding sequence ATGAGTACATCCTCCGAACCCTCGTCGGACTTACAGGATTTCATAGGTAACTACTGGGATATTTTCGCCGGCGCTTTTTTTAGTCTTCTGGCTCTTCTTTTTCACTTGAACGGTTTTACATATCTGGCGGTACTGAGTGCCGGGCTCGGAATTGCATCACTCTCTTTTACAGTATCGGAAATTGCCGAGATTCTGGCTGAGAGGCTTCAAGAGCCGTACTCCAGTTTCGTACTCACTTTCAGCGCCGTAGCGGTCGAAATTCTCCTTCTTTTCATGATCATGCTCGAGAGTTCGCACGGTGAACATGCGCTCGAGACTGTCAAGAGCGGTATCATATCGGCTGTGATAGTCGATATGAACGTACTGTTGGGGATCGCCGTATTTGTTGGAGGTCTACGCTTCAAAGAGCAGGAGCACAATGAAGATACCTCCAGCACCTACACCACCATTCTTCTTGTCGCCTCGGTGGCGCTGCTTGTTCCAAGTGTTCTGGCATACTCTCCTGGAGGATCAGAAAACCTTCTCGTTGCCAGCTACATTATAGCTTTGCTGCTCGGTCTGTACTATATGAGTATATTCATTTTCCAAACAAAGACACATATACACTTCTTCAAAGCGACGGCACGAAGCAGAATCTTCAGGCTACGAAGGAAGAGGGGCGGAAGTTCGGAAGAGGATGAAGAGGACGATAATTACATATTCGACAGGCTTTCGATAAAAGCCAACCTGATAGTAATTTTTCTTCTTATATTCATCATCGGCATCATAGCCGAAATATTCGCCAGTGACGGTATGCAGATAGCCAAAGAGTACGATATATCGGCGGCACTGGCCGGTCTTGTCATCGCCATTATCAGCGTCTCACCGGAACTCTTCACCGCAATAAAGGCGGCAAAATCAGACCAGATACAGAGAGTCGTGAACATCGCGATGGGAGCATCTACCGTTTCGATTCTTCTAACCGTCCCGATTCTCATGCTGCTCTCACCGTTCGCCGATATACAGCTTACGCTGGACTTCAACTCCCTGCAGATAGGGGCGCTCATTTTGACTGTAATACTGGCATGGAAGACAACTGACAACGGTGAGACGAACTACGTAGAAGGTATATCTCACCTGATGTTCTTCTTCGCATTTGCCGTCATAGCGGCGTTTTATCATTAA
- a CDS encoding queuosine biosynthesis QueC ATPase, whose translation MKKAIVILSGGMDSSTAAYIAKSRGYGVIALHFDYGQRTQSRERKAFEAICDALGVEGRYVIDLPFFSQIGASALTDRNIDVPTGGIEPGVPVTYVPFRNGIFLSIAAAVAEKEGAEALFIGVVEEDSSGYPDCREEFIAAMQKAINLGTKEGTEICIETPLIHLKKEDIVKSALNYGVPLELTWSCYKEEGEACGVCDSCRLRLKGFEKAGIKDPLEYADRC comes from the coding sequence TTGAAAAAAGCGATAGTTATTTTAAGCGGCGGTATGGACTCTTCCACGGCGGCATACATAGCGAAATCGAGAGGATACGGGGTAATAGCTCTGCACTTTGACTACGGGCAGCGTACACAGAGCAGGGAACGGAAGGCTTTCGAGGCTATTTGCGACGCTCTTGGAGTAGAGGGGCGGTATGTGATAGATCTTCCGTTTTTCTCACAGATAGGGGCATCTGCTTTGACGGACAGAAACATCGATGTCCCTACCGGCGGTATCGAACCGGGTGTCCCGGTAACATATGTACCTTTCCGTAACGGCATATTTCTCTCGATAGCAGCAGCCGTAGCCGAAAAAGAGGGGGCCGAGGCGCTCTTCATAGGTGTCGTGGAGGAGGATAGCAGCGGCTATCCCGATTGCCGTGAAGAGTTCATAGCGGCAATGCAGAAGGCTATAAACCTCGGAACGAAAGAGGGTACCGAGATTTGCATAGAGACACCTCTTATTCATCTGAAAAAAGAGGATATAGTAAAGAGTGCACTAAACTACGGAGTACCGTTGGAATTGACCTGGAGCTGCTACAAGGAGGAGGGGGAGGCATGCGGCGTCTGTGACAGCTGCCGTCTCCGCCTTAAGGGGTTTGAAAAAGCGGGAATTAAAGATCCGCTCGAATATGCTGACAGATGCTGA
- a CDS encoding metal-dependent hydrolase YbeY: MIEITNETDYIPNKNLLETVAAELTDRDIELILTDNATIREMNRINRGVDAPTDVLSFPLEKVPFAPLGEIVISVEYAKEKASQYENSLDDEIALLFIHGLLHLLGYDHENDEGQMREKEEELIRRFGLPESLIVRNVERD, encoded by the coding sequence ATGATTGAAATTACGAACGAAACCGACTACATACCGAACAAAAATCTGCTTGAGACCGTTGCGGCGGAACTTACCGACCGAGATATAGAGCTGATTCTGACCGACAATGCGACGATTCGTGAGATGAACAGAATCAACCGCGGCGTAGATGCGCCTACCGACGTATTGAGTTTTCCGCTGGAGAAAGTACCGTTTGCGCCGCTTGGAGAGATCGTCATCAGCGTCGAGTATGCCAAAGAGAAAGCGAGTCAGTACGAAAACTCTCTTGACGACGAGATAGCGCTTCTTTTCATTCACGGCCTTTTGCATCTTCTAGGCTACGACCACGAAAACGATGAAGGTCAGATGAGGGAAAAAGAGGAGGAGTTGATACGACGGTTCGGACTTCCAGAAAGCCTCATAGTAAGAAACGTGGAGAGAGATTGA
- a CDS encoding K+-dependent Na+/Ca+ exchanger related-protein — MDFIVFIVSMGALIWGAEFIIKESERIALHYNISEFIIGATLIALGTSLPEMAASIAASAKGQSDMAVANVLGSNIMNIALVLGLVFLVAKRIKPSRDLFSKDSAWLLFPAIIFPLMILDGSLSRIDGFLLFAMMGAYVIFLIQSHGEEEIAEIDEDLKKESFNWPKSLGLLLAGFILVVVGADYAIESAANIAKSFGISEWIIGLLLIAFGTSLPELVVSIKAARKGKADMSIGNIIGSNMANTSVVLGSAAMTSPLSIDLTAGSFDIFLMMGVTLMLVFITANRLYSKASGVMLLIVLAIFLQNALVSQ; from the coding sequence ATGGATTTCATTGTTTTCATAGTAAGCATGGGGGCACTCATTTGGGGTGCCGAGTTCATAATAAAAGAGTCCGAGCGGATCGCACTTCACTATAATATCAGCGAATTTATCATAGGAGCCACTCTCATAGCGCTGGGAACCAGCCTGCCGGAGATGGCTGCCAGTATTGCGGCAAGCGCCAAAGGGCAGAGCGATATGGCCGTCGCCAACGTACTCGGCTCCAACATAATGAACATCGCTCTCGTACTGGGTCTAGTCTTTCTGGTCGCCAAACGGATAAAACCGTCACGTGATCTATTCTCCAAGGACAGTGCATGGCTTCTCTTCCCGGCGATAATATTCCCGCTCATGATCCTGGACGGCTCGCTCTCCAGGATCGACGGCTTTCTGCTATTTGCGATGATGGGAGCCTATGTCATATTTCTCATACAGTCTCACGGTGAAGAGGAGATTGCCGAAATCGACGAAGATCTGAAAAAAGAGTCTTTCAACTGGCCGAAGAGCCTTGGCCTTCTGCTTGCCGGTTTCATTCTCGTCGTAGTCGGAGCAGATTACGCCATAGAGAGTGCCGCGAACATAGCCAAAAGCTTCGGTATAAGTGAATGGATAATAGGTCTTCTTCTTATTGCATTCGGAACCAGTCTGCCGGAGCTTGTGGTCAGCATAAAAGCTGCCCGCAAAGGCAAAGCCGACATGAGCATAGGAAATATAATAGGCTCGAACATGGCGAACACTTCAGTCGTTTTGGGCTCAGCCGCCATGACAAGCCCGCTTTCGATAGATCTAACCGCCGGGTCGTTCGACATATTCCTGATGATGGGCGTAACTCTGATGCTTGTCTTTATTACCGCAAACAGGCTCTACTCGAAGGCATCGGGGGTTATGCTTCTGATCGTACTGGCTATCTTTCTCCAGAACGCGCTGGTCTCCCAATAA
- a CDS encoding cell division protein FtsI: MRIRIVIAIFLLVWIVLLVRIYQLTIKSNTYYESLATQNIIKREWILPVRGEILDRSGKPIAINKIGFKILVDAHLSSKRRTPLLKRALQEIKRAFPDQNLTRLERRYRKYDSPYRHEPIVVIRFIPYEKVLVHYTALSRKEHIHIKPTTMRYYPYGPETAHIVGFVGKANEKDMAEDNVVKLTMTTGKSGLEKYYNTFLQGEPGYKKVKVSAFNKQIGVVETVPPKEDRTLKLNIDMRLQAFIFNLFKKEHKSGAAIVMRTDGAILSAGSYPAYNPNDFVSGISRKEWKKLIEDLEHPFTNKLIHGLYPPGSVIKPGTALAFVDSKKVSPYTKFYCNGSIELGKHRFRCWKSTGHEETDMIKAIRESCDVYFYKGSLLVGIDKIAHELRNMGLGEKTGIDLPNEFIGAVPDKVWKMTKYGQPWYKGETLNASIGQGYLLVTPMQIARFTALMATGKLPRPYIAHSLGDKPVEPKIEDVLTLREKRVLPLVQRAMYEVCNTPKGTAYQAMKGTKVKVAGKTGTAQVIGIPQEEKKRMKEAELAYYHRSHAWLTTYAPYRNPKYIVTILVEHGGHGGSAAGPIAKEIFNWLVDNGYMK, translated from the coding sequence TTGAGGATCAGAATAGTAATAGCGATCTTTCTGCTCGTATGGATAGTTCTTCTTGTAAGAATATATCAGCTTACGATAAAGTCCAATACATACTACGAATCTCTGGCGACACAAAACATAATAAAGAGAGAGTGGATACTTCCGGTAAGGGGTGAGATACTAGACCGCTCCGGCAAGCCTATAGCGATCAACAAGATCGGTTTCAAAATCCTTGTCGACGCCCACCTGAGTTCAAAGAGACGTACTCCTCTTTTGAAGCGGGCGCTCCAGGAGATAAAAAGGGCTTTCCCCGACCAGAATCTTACCAGGCTGGAGAGGCGGTATAGAAAATATGACTCTCCATACAGGCATGAACCGATCGTCGTCATAAGATTCATTCCCTATGAAAAAGTACTGGTGCACTACACGGCGCTCTCAAGAAAAGAGCATATTCATATAAAACCGACCACTATGCGCTACTACCCCTACGGGCCGGAGACGGCGCATATCGTCGGCTTCGTCGGAAAAGCCAACGAGAAGGATATGGCCGAAGACAACGTGGTGAAGCTTACGATGACGACAGGAAAGAGTGGACTCGAAAAGTATTACAACACTTTCCTGCAGGGAGAACCGGGCTACAAGAAGGTCAAAGTGAGCGCTTTCAACAAGCAGATCGGTGTAGTCGAAACGGTTCCGCCCAAAGAGGATAGAACCCTGAAGCTCAATATAGATATGCGTCTTCAGGCGTTTATCTTCAACCTTTTCAAAAAAGAGCACAAATCCGGTGCGGCCATCGTAATGCGGACTGACGGTGCCATATTGAGTGCGGGGAGTTATCCGGCATACAATCCGAACGATTTCGTCAGCGGAATCAGCCGGAAGGAGTGGAAAAAGCTAATCGAAGATCTCGAGCACCCCTTCACGAACAAGCTGATACACGGTCTCTATCCGCCAGGTTCCGTCATAAAGCCGGGCACAGCTCTCGCTTTTGTCGACTCCAAGAAGGTTTCACCATATACGAAGTTCTACTGCAACGGCTCGATAGAGCTGGGAAAGCACCGCTTCAGATGCTGGAAAAGCACCGGGCATGAAGAGACCGATATGATAAAGGCCATCAGGGAGAGTTGCGACGTATACTTCTACAAGGGCAGCCTTCTTGTAGGTATAGACAAAATTGCCCATGAACTGAGAAACATGGGGCTGGGTGAGAAGACGGGAATCGATCTGCCCAACGAGTTTATCGGTGCCGTACCGGATAAAGTGTGGAAGATGACCAAGTACGGTCAGCCATGGTACAAGGGTGAGACACTGAACGCATCCATAGGACAGGGATATCTGCTGGTCACACCTATGCAGATTGCACGCTTTACCGCACTGATGGCGACCGGGAAACTTCCGAGACCATACATCGCACACTCTCTGGGAGACAAACCGGTAGAGCCGAAGATAGAGGATGTCCTGACACTCAGGGAAAAGAGGGTCCTGCCGCTGGTGCAAAGAGCTATGTATGAAGTCTGCAATACCCCCAAAGGAACAGCATACCAAGCTATGAAAGGTACGAAAGTCAAAGTGGCAGGAAAGACCGGAACAGCACAGGTCATCGGCATACCGCAGGAGGAGAAGAAGCGGATGAAAGAGGCGGAGCTTGCATATTACCACCGTTCACACGCATGGCTGACCACCTACGCTCCCTACAGAAATCCGAAGTATATCGTCACAATTCTAGTAGAACACGGAGGGCACGGCGGATCTGCCGCCGGTCCGATCGCCAAAGAGATATTCAACTGGCTCGTAGATAACGGTTATATGAAATAG
- a CDS encoding N-acetylglutamate synthase, which yields MIFSKPLLTDIPRMQEIVKKEVEEGIILPRSDDELATNIRSYTIASDEESGELLGYVALHIHSMRLGEIRSLIVKEGHRHRKIGSRLVEEAVREGRKLRVKEVLALTYMGKFFERLGFVEIPKETIPEHKIWADCIKCKYFPVCNEISLIKRL from the coding sequence GTGATATTTTCAAAACCGCTTCTAACCGATATTCCACGGATGCAGGAGATCGTGAAAAAAGAGGTGGAAGAGGGGATAATCCTGCCAAGGAGCGATGATGAACTGGCGACCAATATACGCTCCTACACAATTGCATCCGACGAAGAGAGCGGGGAGCTGCTCGGATATGTGGCCCTCCACATCCACTCCATGCGCCTCGGGGAGATACGCAGTCTCATTGTAAAAGAGGGGCACCGGCACAGAAAGATAGGAAGCAGACTGGTTGAAGAGGCTGTGCGGGAGGGGCGGAAACTGCGTGTCAAAGAGGTGCTTGCGCTTACATATATGGGGAAGTTTTTCGAGCGTCTCGGATTTGTAGAGATTCCGAAAGAGACAATCCCCGAACATAAAATCTGGGCGGACTGTATCAAATGCAAATATTTTCCGGTGTGCAACGAGATATCTTTGATAAAAAGGCTCTAA
- a CDS encoding GTP-binding protein EngB, whose translation MAARIVDASFITSASRLEEAPAEGIGEVVFLGRSNVGKSSLLNSLTHRKNLAKSSSTPGKTRLINYFDVIYKDDENGEKYRVHFVDLPGFGYAKVSKSMKYEWQKSLNDFIKKRRTIRLFIHLRDARHPDAPIDDEVKRYIEGFIQPDQCYLEVFTKSDKLNQKEMSKVLKSYPGAILVSNLKNRGIEKLKKLIFEIVIGGAGCR comes from the coding sequence ATGGCGGCGAGAATCGTTGACGCCTCTTTCATAACCTCTGCCAGCAGGTTGGAGGAGGCTCCCGCCGAGGGGATTGGAGAGGTAGTTTTTCTGGGTAGAAGCAACGTGGGCAAAAGCTCGCTTCTAAACTCCCTGACACATAGAAAAAACCTTGCCAAAAGCTCCTCCACCCCCGGTAAGACACGGCTTATAAACTACTTCGACGTGATTTACAAAGATGATGAAAACGGTGAAAAATATAGGGTCCACTTTGTAGATCTGCCGGGGTTCGGGTATGCCAAAGTCTCCAAAAGTATGAAGTATGAGTGGCAGAAGAGTCTGAACGATTTCATAAAAAAGAGGCGTACTATACGTCTTTTCATCCATCTTCGCGATGCAAGACACCCTGATGCGCCGATAGATGACGAGGTTAAGAGATATATAGAGGGTTTCATACAGCCCGACCAGTGCTATTTGGAGGTCTTTACCAAATCGGATAAGCTTAACCAGAAAGAGATGTCTAAAGTACTGAAGAGTTACCCGGGAGCGATTCTGGTTTCAAACCTTAAAAACAGGGGTATAGAGAAGCTCAAAAAGCTGATTTTCGAGATAGTTATAGGGGGAGCAGGGTGTCGGTGA